A part of Methanocorpusculum vombati genomic DNA contains:
- a CDS encoding YIP1 family protein, whose amino-acid sequence MEITNATKTLLFTQQQFFRNESFHGRIALPALLIILYAGTAAVFTAGVNVSGLAGNFVLNLIAWPLVAALFYFFLRVMGHVECGYVPVLAVTGYAAVPLLIGTVLTGIISSTVGGFSGVLTALMSAAILLWCIPIWVYGIAAVTNLPVKSVLVLLIIPVLLIFAVELWGTFAGGTSPASGMPGNGGGGGVSTSMTRGPAGGGMVMGTGGGGGPR is encoded by the coding sequence ATGGAGATTACTAATGCAACAAAAACACTGCTGTTTACCCAACAGCAGTTCTTCCGAAATGAGTCATTTCACGGACGGATCGCCCTTCCGGCTCTCCTTATCATACTCTATGCTGGGACTGCCGCAGTATTTACCGCCGGTGTGAATGTTTCAGGACTGGCAGGAAACTTCGTACTCAATCTCATTGCCTGGCCGCTTGTTGCGGCACTCTTTTATTTTTTCCTCAGAGTGATGGGGCATGTCGAATGCGGATATGTCCCCGTCCTTGCAGTAACCGGCTATGCCGCAGTACCGCTCCTGATCGGAACAGTCCTGACCGGAATAATCAGCTCAACAGTCGGTGGATTTTCCGGAGTGCTGACAGCACTGATGAGTGCTGCCATTCTTCTCTGGTGTATCCCGATATGGGTGTACGGCATTGCCGCAGTAACAAACCTGCCGGTGAAATCCGTACTGGTTCTGTTGATCATCCCGGTACTGCTGATCTTCGCAGTTGAACTGTGGGGCACGTTTGCAGGCGGAACCTCTCCGGCATCCGGAATGCCCGGAAACGGAGGAGGAGGAGGAGTGTCAACGAGTATGACCCGGGGACCAGCCGGCGGAGGAATGGTGATGGGAACGGGCGGCGGAGGCGGCCCAAGATAA
- a CDS encoding class I SAM-dependent methyltransferase, translating into MTGWDTDYTLRGNRWGGTAAELPPLPAGSRVLECGCGNGKTLTAMAARGWEAVGIDISPAAVSLVRTQSCTVVCGDITALPFSDGSFDAVFCWHVLGHLPASLRPAAAAEMRRVLVPSGSIFFKGFSRRDLRCGKGREVAPYSYLRGDGIVTHYFDEADLHEVFGRGTLTRVSWKMRVRGTEYLREELCGVYGRERYD; encoded by the coding sequence GTGACCGGCTGGGACACCGACTACACGCTGCGCGGAAACCGGTGGGGCGGGACAGCGGCGGAACTGCCGCCGCTGCCTGCGGGCAGCCGTGTGCTTGAGTGCGGCTGCGGTAACGGTAAGACACTCACCGCCATGGCGGCGCGGGGCTGGGAAGCGGTTGGTATTGATATCTCTCCTGCGGCGGTCTCTCTTGTACGCACGCAGAGTTGTACCGTAGTCTGCGGAGATATCACCGCACTGCCGTTTTCGGACGGCTCGTTTGATGCAGTGTTCTGCTGGCACGTGCTGGGTCATCTCCCCGCATCCCTCCGGCCTGCGGCCGCAGCAGAGATGCGGCGTGTTCTGGTACCTTCCGGCAGCATTTTTTTCAAAGGGTTCTCGCGCAGGGATTTGCGGTGCGGGAAGGGCCGGGAGGTTGCGCCGTACTCGTATCTCCGGGGCGACGGCATTGTGACGCATTATTTTGATGAGGCGGATCTCCACGAAGTTTTTGGCAGAGGAACGCTAACCAGAGTTTCATGGAAGATGCGGGTTCGCGGAACAGAGTATCTCCGGGAGGAGCTCTGCGGGGTGTACGGGAGGGAACGGTATGACTGA
- the hisF gene encoding imidazole glycerol phosphate synthase subunit HisF has protein sequence MGLTRRIIPCLDLKDGRVVKGVNFEGLRDAGDPVELARTYNEQGADEVVFLDIAASKNNRQTMVDVIGRAADQLFLPLTVGGGIRTVKDIQEILRAGADKVSLNTAAVKTPEVISAGAKLFGNQCIVLAEDVRRNYTMREGVTPVHLADGRTCWYEVVIYGGSHPTGMDAIAWAQDAVSRGAGEILLTSMETDGVRTGFDLEITAKISDTVDVPVIASGGVGTLEHFYDGFVKGKADACLAASVFHYGEMTVRGVKEYLASRGVAVRL, from the coding sequence ATGGGACTTACACGGCGGATTATTCCCTGTCTTGATCTCAAGGACGGAAGGGTTGTCAAGGGTGTGAACTTTGAGGGTCTCCGCGATGCCGGAGATCCCGTTGAGCTTGCGCGGACCTACAACGAGCAGGGAGCCGATGAAGTGGTGTTTCTGGATATTGCTGCTTCAAAGAACAACCGCCAGACGATGGTTGATGTCATCGGCCGTGCTGCCGATCAGCTGTTTCTGCCGCTGACCGTTGGCGGCGGTATCCGGACGGTAAAGGACATTCAGGAGATTTTACGTGCCGGTGCCGACAAAGTAAGTCTGAACACGGCGGCGGTGAAAACGCCGGAGGTCATTTCTGCGGGAGCGAAGCTGTTCGGCAACCAGTGTATTGTGCTTGCCGAGGACGTGCGCCGAAACTATACGATGCGTGAGGGTGTAACTCCCGTGCATCTTGCGGACGGCCGTACCTGCTGGTATGAGGTTGTCATCTACGGCGGCAGTCACCCGACCGGCATGGACGCCATTGCCTGGGCGCAGGATGCGGTCAGTCGCGGTGCGGGTGAAATTCTCCTGACCTCTATGGAAACGGACGGGGTACGGACCGGTTTCGATCTTGAGATCACCGCGAAAATTTCGGATACTGTGGATGTGCCGGTGATCGCATCGGGCGGTGTCGGAACGCTTGAGCATTTCTACGACGGGTTTGTGAAGGGGAAGGCGGACGCCTGTCTTGCGGCAAGCGTGTTCCATTACGGTGAGATGACCGTCCGCGGGGTGAAGGAGTATCTCGCCTCCCGCGGTGTTGCGGTGCGGTTGTGA
- the thrS gene encoding threonine--tRNA ligase has product MKVIYNDGNVGECPKEEELHVIRHTAAHVLAQAVKRLYPHASFAYGPATEKGFYYDVDLGDTKLSDADLPAIEQEMREIVKANLPIKPFILSREDALKLMEERHEPYKVEHIADLDEHEPLSFYEQGEYIDMCVGPHLTYTKTLKAFKLTGLSGAYWKNDSKNKMLTRINGTAFATTKELEEFLKLQEEAERRDHRKIGKDMKLFMFEDVGPGFPFFLPNGMIIKNALIEYWRELHVANGYQEISTPLIMNRCLWETSGHWDHYKENMYATRIDDEDYCIKPMNCPGGLMVYANEPHSYRELPMRLAELGIVHRHELKGVLHGLFRVRSFTQDDAHIFMRQDQIAEEISAVIRLIDQVYSKFGFEYSLELSTRPEDSMGSDEDWEAATKGLVDALERLNLPYTINEGDGAFYGPKIDFHLRDCLGRTWQCGTIQLDFQMPLNFNLSYVDENDERPRPIMIHRVCFGSIERFIGILTEHFAGKFPVWLAPMQAKVLLVSKKSEEYAAEIYQMLKDAKVRCELDNRNEKIGYMIRQAQYTERVPYMIIIGEKELETKTLSIRTRDSKTVTMKPEEFLAKITAEIANRE; this is encoded by the coding sequence ATGAAAGTAATTTACAATGACGGAAATGTGGGCGAGTGCCCAAAAGAAGAGGAACTGCACGTAATACGCCACACTGCGGCCCATGTGCTTGCCCAGGCAGTGAAACGTCTCTATCCCCATGCATCGTTTGCTTACGGACCCGCAACCGAGAAGGGATTTTATTATGATGTGGATCTGGGAGACACGAAACTTTCAGACGCTGACCTTCCGGCCATTGAACAGGAGATGCGGGAGATCGTCAAGGCAAACCTGCCGATAAAGCCGTTCATTCTTTCACGCGAGGACGCACTGAAACTCATGGAGGAGCGCCATGAGCCGTACAAGGTTGAGCACATTGCAGACCTTGACGAGCATGAACCGCTGAGCTTCTATGAGCAGGGCGAATACATCGATATGTGTGTCGGTCCCCATCTGACGTACACCAAGACCCTGAAAGCATTCAAGCTCACCGGCCTGTCCGGTGCATATTGGAAAAACGACAGCAAAAACAAGATGCTGACAAGAATCAACGGAACGGCGTTTGCAACAACAAAGGAACTGGAAGAGTTCCTGAAGCTTCAGGAGGAGGCCGAGCGCCGCGACCACCGCAAGATCGGCAAAGACATGAAACTGTTCATGTTTGAGGATGTGGGTCCCGGATTCCCGTTCTTCCTGCCAAACGGTATGATCATCAAGAACGCGCTGATTGAATACTGGCGCGAACTGCATGTGGCCAACGGGTATCAGGAGATCTCAACACCGCTCATTATGAACCGTTGTCTCTGGGAAACGAGCGGACACTGGGACCACTACAAAGAGAACATGTATGCAACCCGCATCGATGATGAGGACTACTGCATTAAACCGATGAACTGTCCGGGCGGGCTTATGGTCTATGCAAACGAGCCGCACAGCTACCGCGAGCTGCCGATGCGTCTGGCAGAGCTCGGCATTGTGCACCGGCATGAACTGAAGGGAGTTCTTCATGGTCTGTTCCGTGTCCGCAGTTTCACGCAGGATGATGCCCATATCTTCATGCGTCAGGACCAGATTGCCGAGGAGATCAGTGCGGTTATCCGGCTGATCGATCAGGTGTACTCCAAGTTCGGTTTTGAGTATTCGCTTGAGCTTTCCACGCGTCCTGAAGACAGTATGGGGAGCGATGAGGACTGGGAAGCAGCAACAAAGGGTCTGGTGGATGCACTGGAACGACTGAATCTTCCCTATACGATCAACGAGGGGGACGGTGCATTCTACGGCCCGAAGATCGATTTCCATCTGCGCGACTGTCTCGGACGTACCTGGCAGTGCGGAACAATCCAGCTGGATTTCCAGATGCCGCTCAACTTCAATTTATCCTATGTGGATGAAAATGATGAACGTCCCCGTCCGATCATGATTCACCGTGTATGCTTTGGATCGATTGAGCGGTTCATCGGTATTCTGACCGAACATTTCGCCGGTAAGTTCCCGGTCTGGCTGGCACCGATGCAGGCAAAAGTTCTGCTGGTCTCCAAAAAGAGCGAGGAGTACGCAGCGGAGATCTATCAGATGCTCAAAGATGCAAAAGTCCGCTGCGAACTGGACAACCGCAATGAGAAGATCGGCTACATGATCCGGCAGGCACAGTACACCGAGCGTGTGCCGTATATGATCATCATCGGGGAAAAGGAACTTGAGACGAAGACGCTCTCGATTCGTACGCGCGACAGCAAGACGGTTACAATGAAACCGGAAGAGTTCCTGGCAAAAATTACTGCTGAGATTGCAAACAGGGAATAA
- a CDS encoding adenosylhomocysteinase, with amino-acid sequence MTHTGEQKIQWAQQYMPVLNAIRARFEKEKPLTGHRIGMALHVEAKTACLVRTLAAGGAEVYITGCNPLSTQDDVAEALREGGIACYAQRGCNTEEYYAAIDKVLDVHPTLTIDDGMDLINRVHLDRRDALPGIIGACEETTTGIHRLRAMEADGKLEFPVIAVNDTPMKHYFDNVHGTGESALASIMLTTNVLIAGRHVVVAGYGYCGRGVATKARSLGARVIVTEIDPRRALQAHFDGFDVMCMEEAAKVGDLFITTTGNCSIITGRHFPLMKSGAILSNAGHFNNEIEIPWLAEHASAVEHRDGIDTYVIDGKKIHLLAEGRLVNLATPKGMGHPVEVMDLSFAVQALSVEYVAKHGCELAAGVHDVPTEIDEYIARLKLAAVGATLDALTAEQKEYMCSWNHGT; translated from the coding sequence ATGACGCATACCGGCGAGCAGAAGATACAGTGGGCACAGCAGTATATGCCCGTCTTAAATGCCATCCGTGCACGCTTCGAGAAGGAAAAGCCCCTTACCGGCCACAGAATCGGTATGGCGCTGCATGTGGAGGCAAAGACCGCATGTCTTGTCCGAACACTTGCCGCAGGAGGAGCCGAGGTGTATATCACCGGCTGCAATCCCCTGTCCACTCAGGACGATGTCGCAGAAGCCCTTCGCGAGGGCGGCATCGCCTGTTATGCACAGCGCGGATGCAACACCGAGGAGTACTATGCGGCAATCGACAAAGTGCTTGATGTACACCCGACCCTCACCATCGATGACGGCATGGACTTGATCAACCGCGTCCACCTTGACCGCCGCGATGCCCTGCCGGGGATCATCGGCGCATGCGAGGAGACGACAACCGGCATTCACCGGCTGCGCGCAATGGAGGCCGACGGAAAACTGGAGTTCCCGGTCATTGCGGTAAACGACACTCCGATGAAGCACTACTTCGACAACGTCCACGGAACCGGCGAGAGTGCGCTGGCATCCATTATGCTGACGACGAATGTCCTCATTGCGGGCCGTCATGTGGTCGTTGCCGGATACGGGTACTGCGGCCGCGGTGTTGCAACCAAGGCACGGTCCCTTGGCGCACGCGTGATTGTAACCGAGATCGATCCCCGCAGAGCGCTGCAGGCACACTTCGACGGATTTGATGTGATGTGCATGGAAGAAGCAGCAAAGGTCGGGGACCTGTTCATCACAACGACCGGTAACTGCAGCATCATCACCGGCCGCCACTTCCCGCTGATGAAGTCCGGCGCGATTCTTTCCAATGCAGGCCACTTCAACAACGAGATTGAGATCCCCTGGCTTGCGGAACACGCATCGGCGGTTGAACACCGCGACGGCATCGATACGTACGTAATCGACGGCAAAAAGATCCATCTGCTTGCAGAAGGAAGACTGGTCAACCTTGCAACGCCGAAAGGCATGGGCCATCCGGTTGAGGTTATGGACCTCAGCTTTGCGGTGCAGGCGCTGTCGGTTGAGTATGTGGCAAAACACGGATGCGAACTTGCAGCAGGCGTTCACGATGTGCCGACCGAGATTGATGAGTACATCGCACGCCTGAAACTTGCGGCGGTCGGTGCGACGCTTGACGCGCTGACGGCAGAACAGAAAGAGTACATGTGCAGCTGGAATCACGGCACATAA
- a CDS encoding 4Fe-4S binding protein translates to MALGIGCTARPGQSRNNKTGSWRVFYPVLDKEKCTKCGTCQLICPEGCINQMPDKSYEIDLDFCKGCGMCAAECPDKAKAITMHKEEK, encoded by the coding sequence ATGGCGCTTGGAATAGGATGCACAGCACGGCCCGGCCAGTCCAGAAACAACAAAACCGGATCCTGGCGGGTCTTCTACCCGGTTCTGGACAAGGAAAAATGTACCAAATGCGGAACCTGTCAGCTGATCTGTCCGGAAGGCTGCATCAACCAGATGCCGGACAAAAGCTATGAGATCGATCTTGACTTCTGCAAAGGGTGCGGCATGTGTGCGGCGGAATGTCCCGACAAAGCCAAGGCAATCACCATGCACAAGGAGGAAAAATAA
- a CDS encoding pyruvate ferredoxin oxidoreductase subunit gamma, whose translation MKELRIHGRGGQGSVTAAELIATAAFAGGVHAQAFPAFGVERRGAPVQAFVRFSNEKIRLRSQVYEPDYIIVQDSTLIRDVNVFAGMSEGGIAIINTEKKGEYNLPAGVRLIIIDATQIALEEIGLPITNTTLMGAFAAASGEITLDALKGAIEERFPGKLAATNFAAAKRAYNMVLEGAV comes from the coding sequence GTGAAAGAACTACGCATCCATGGGAGAGGCGGACAGGGATCCGTCACGGCTGCGGAACTCATTGCAACCGCAGCCTTTGCCGGCGGTGTGCACGCCCAGGCGTTTCCGGCATTTGGTGTCGAGCGCCGCGGTGCACCCGTTCAGGCATTCGTGCGGTTCAGCAACGAGAAGATCCGGCTGAGAAGCCAGGTCTACGAGCCGGATTATATTATTGTACAGGACAGCACCCTCATTCGCGACGTCAACGTATTCGCAGGAATGTCTGAGGGAGGAATTGCCATCATCAACACCGAAAAGAAAGGAGAGTACAACCTTCCCGCAGGTGTCAGACTGATCATCATTGATGCAACGCAGATTGCCCTGGAAGAGATCGGCCTGCCCATCACCAATACCACGCTGATGGGAGCATTCGCCGCGGCAAGCGGTGAGATCACGCTGGATGCGCTGAAAGGCGCAATTGAGGAACGGTTCCCCGGAAAGCTTGCAGCGACCAACTTCGCCGCAGCAAAGCGGGCATACAATATGGTTTTGGAGGGAGCAGTCTAA
- the porA gene encoding pyruvate synthase subunit PorA produces the protein MTLQIMEGSIAVAETVRLCRPQVISAYPITPQTHIVEGLASIVADGRLDAEYICVESEFSALSACIGASAAGSRVYSATTSQGLALMAEVVFNSAGMRLPIVMGIANRAISAPLSIWNDQQDSIMMRDSGWLQFYAEDNQEAVDLHVLAYKICEDHNILLPAFVCFDGFILSHVFEPVDIPSQEEVDEFLGPFTPYQKLDVKDPISFGMYATPEYYLEFRYEHDQAVHRAADAMRKYGKAFGEKFGRDYSELVEGYKLEDADVAIVAMGSICGTTKDAIDEMRAEGKKVGLLKIRCFRPFPAEDIAKALAHVNTIAVLDKNVSLGAKGAVAIEVKEACYGSGIPVYDYILGLGGRDVRKKDIKKIVELAEKGSGDMFYGLREELL, from the coding sequence ATGACACTTCAGATTATGGAAGGATCCATCGCCGTTGCAGAGACTGTCCGGCTCTGCCGCCCGCAGGTGATATCCGCATATCCGATCACCCCGCAGACACATATCGTCGAAGGTCTTGCCTCCATCGTTGCGGATGGACGGCTTGACGCGGAGTATATCTGTGTGGAGTCCGAGTTCTCCGCGCTTTCCGCCTGTATCGGTGCGTCCGCCGCAGGAAGCCGTGTCTACTCTGCAACCACCTCGCAGGGCCTTGCCCTGATGGCCGAGGTTGTCTTCAACTCCGCAGGTATGCGGCTCCCGATTGTGATGGGCATTGCCAACCGTGCAATCTCCGCTCCCTTATCCATCTGGAACGATCAGCAGGACTCCATTATGATGCGGGACTCCGGCTGGCTGCAGTTCTATGCAGAGGACAATCAGGAAGCAGTTGACCTTCATGTCCTCGCCTACAAAATCTGCGAGGATCACAACATTCTGCTTCCGGCATTCGTCTGTTTCGACGGATTCATTCTCTCACACGTGTTCGAGCCGGTCGATATCCCCTCACAGGAAGAGGTGGACGAGTTCCTCGGGCCCTTCACCCCGTACCAGAAACTCGACGTCAAGGATCCGATCTCATTCGGTATGTACGCAACGCCTGAATATTATCTGGAGTTCCGGTACGAACACGATCAGGCAGTCCACCGGGCAGCAGACGCGATGCGCAAGTACGGCAAAGCGTTTGGCGAGAAGTTCGGCCGCGACTACTCCGAACTTGTCGAAGGGTACAAACTCGAAGATGCGGATGTTGCGATCGTTGCCATGGGTTCCATCTGCGGTACCACCAAGGATGCAATCGACGAGATGCGTGCGGAAGGCAAGAAGGTCGGCCTCTTAAAGATTCGCTGCTTCCGTCCGTTCCCGGCAGAAGACATCGCAAAGGCACTCGCCCACGTCAACACCATTGCTGTGCTGGACAAGAACGTCAGTCTCGGTGCAAAGGGTGCGGTCGCCATTGAGGTCAAGGAAGCCTGTTACGGTTCCGGTATTCCGGTCTATGACTACATCCTCGGCCTTGGCGGACGCGACGTGCGCAAGAAGGATATCAAAAAGATTGTAGAACTTGCCGAGAAAGGTTCCGGCGATATGTTCTACGGACTGCGCGAGGAGTTGTTATAA
- a CDS encoding thiamine pyrophosphate-dependent enzyme, with product MVDRTIENFDCGHRACGGCGASSAVRMILKGAGENTIVVSPTGCLEVFSTPYPETAWKTPWIHSLFENASAVASGIEASLKKQGRLDKEKILVIGGDGATVDIGMLCISGAFERGHDFTYVCYDNEAYMNTGIQRSGATPYDADTTTSPSGACSTGNNRPKKDLPQILVAHGSPYVATATMAYPMDLMRKVEKAMNTPGPCYIQVHAPCCTGWGFDGSKTMEIGRMAVECGLWPCYEMVDGKLTSVKKVKRVPVDEYLKAQKRFRHLFKPARNDAEVAKIQAIADANAAKYGIDIA from the coding sequence ATGGTAGATCGTACAATTGAAAACTTCGACTGCGGCCACCGCGCCTGCGGCGGCTGCGGGGCGTCATCTGCGGTCCGGATGATCCTGAAGGGAGCAGGAGAAAACACCATCGTCGTGAGTCCGACCGGATGTCTTGAGGTGTTCTCCACTCCGTATCCGGAGACCGCATGGAAAACGCCCTGGATTCACTCGCTGTTCGAGAACGCATCGGCTGTTGCGTCCGGCATTGAGGCGTCCCTGAAAAAACAGGGACGGCTTGACAAGGAAAAGATTCTCGTCATCGGCGGAGACGGCGCGACTGTGGATATCGGTATGCTCTGCATCTCCGGAGCATTCGAGCGCGGTCATGACTTCACCTATGTCTGCTACGACAACGAAGCCTACATGAATACCGGTATTCAGCGTTCCGGTGCAACCCCGTATGATGCGGACACCACCACGTCACCGTCCGGCGCATGTTCAACCGGTAACAACCGGCCCAAGAAGGATCTCCCGCAGATTCTCGTTGCCCACGGTTCCCCCTATGTGGCAACAGCCACGATGGCATACCCCATGGACCTGATGAGAAAAGTCGAGAAAGCTATGAACACACCCGGTCCCTGCTACATTCAGGTACACGCACCCTGCTGTACCGGATGGGGATTCGACGGCTCCAAGACGATGGAGATCGGCAGAATGGCGGTTGAGTGCGGTCTGTGGCCGTGCTACGAAATGGTTGACGGAAAACTGACATCCGTCAAGAAGGTCAAGCGTGTACCGGTCGATGAGTATCTCAAAGCCCAGAAACGGTTCCGCCACCTGTTTAAACCGGCCCGAAACGATGCAGAGGTTGCAAAGATTCAGGCAATTGCCGATGCCAACGCCGCAAAGTACGGCATTGACATCGCATAA
- a CDS encoding DnaJ C-terminal domain-containing protein: MAETITHYTTLGIPQNATPEMIKKAYVSLVKQYHPDRAGTDEAKQDEYNERLLAIMASYEILSHPEKRAAYDAELSGDEPAAGTPRGKKMCGMPVKGGDIETDYPVSMAIAAYGKGKIPMKVAGERVVVKVYPGVRRYRIEGYGVPVEPGKPRGDLYVNLKVVPQENWEIEDATNNLIHTLQITPKQAERGGPVPVQLLFNKVIRVTVPAGVKTGDRFSPPEGKGLGVMSPKKRGNLVIEIEVVEKKGFLSGLFGK, translated from the coding sequence ATGGCCGAAACCATTACCCACTATACGACTCTGGGCATTCCGCAGAATGCAACGCCCGAGATGATCAAAAAGGCCTATGTCTCGCTGGTAAAACAGTATCATCCTGATCGTGCGGGAACCGACGAGGCAAAACAGGATGAGTACAATGAGCGCCTGCTTGCGATCATGGCAAGTTATGAGATCCTTTCCCACCCGGAAAAACGTGCAGCCTACGACGCGGAGCTGTCCGGCGACGAACCTGCCGCAGGAACACCGCGTGGAAAAAAGATGTGCGGCATGCCGGTGAAAGGCGGGGATATCGAAACCGATTATCCGGTCTCAATGGCGATTGCCGCTTATGGAAAAGGCAAAATCCCGATGAAGGTTGCAGGCGAGCGGGTGGTGGTCAAGGTCTATCCGGGTGTCCGCCGCTACCGCATTGAGGGGTACGGTGTTCCGGTTGAACCCGGCAAACCCCGCGGGGATCTGTACGTCAATCTGAAGGTTGTCCCGCAGGAGAACTGGGAGATCGAGGATGCGACCAACAACCTGATCCATACCCTGCAGATTACCCCCAAGCAGGCGGAGCGCGGCGGCCCGGTTCCCGTGCAGCTGCTGTTCAACAAAGTGATCAGGGTCACGGTTCCTGCCGGAGTAAAAACCGGGGACCGTTTCTCTCCTCCGGAAGGCAAAGGCCTTGGCGTGATGTCGCCGAAGAAACGCGGCAATCTGGTGATCGAGATCGAGGTTGTGGAAAAGAAGGGCTTTCTTTCCGGCCTCTTCGGGAAGTGA
- a CDS encoding YIP1 family protein, with amino-acid sequence MTFAADILSLLFHPKEFFADASRTQSLKLPLIYTAVYGIFAAAVAYQVSAASAALIGMPDAAGVLGAVGAVTGFIMAFLIWVIVAAFFFVFVKFITHTTAGFKPFLSVTGYASLPILIGTVLMLLAGAVSPGIFDGWTGYLLNIVVLFWCMPIWIYGFAAAGNVPVRAVFTALLIPIIIMAAYTAYETYTTIESLKTLAATGGMNGMQISMQPPR; translated from the coding sequence ATGACCTTTGCAGCAGACATACTTTCCCTGCTTTTCCATCCAAAGGAGTTCTTTGCAGATGCATCCCGCACGCAGTCCTTGAAACTGCCGCTGATCTATACCGCCGTATATGGAATCTTCGCCGCAGCTGTCGCCTACCAGGTATCCGCAGCCTCCGCAGCGCTGATCGGCATGCCGGACGCCGCCGGAGTGCTTGGCGCGGTCGGCGCGGTAACCGGATTCATCATGGCCTTTCTCATATGGGTCATCGTCGCTGCATTCTTCTTTGTGTTCGTCAAGTTCATCACGCATACCACTGCCGGATTCAAACCCTTCCTTTCCGTTACCGGCTATGCCTCACTCCCGATTCTGATAGGAACAGTTCTCATGCTTCTTGCAGGTGCAGTATCTCCCGGAATATTTGACGGGTGGACGGGCTATCTGCTGAATATTGTGGTGCTGTTCTGGTGCATGCCGATCTGGATCTACGGATTTGCAGCCGCCGGCAACGTTCCGGTACGTGCTGTTTTCACGGCACTGCTGATTCCGATCATCATCATGGCCGCATACACCGCATATGAAACCTATACGACCATCGAATCACTGAAAACCCTGGCGGCAACGGGCGGCATGAACGGCATGCAGATATCAATGCAGCCGCCGCGCTAA
- a CDS encoding methanogenesis marker 12 protein: MYIGIDHGTTSLRFAADNGKRFKMSREAAKEFTIDDLRKLGPVEEISGIALCYSMGDNFTQITPVDRLKNRGIITRDGAGEHIGGGTRVFDAVKDSGIPAVAIPGIHRGSDTDPRFKIYSHQTSPEKLGIAYLAAETLGDTFIVSDISSNTVSLLVANGKVIGAFDACVFAPGTRHGALDVDAIRKVDAGELTANEAFTTAGVMYHLEEKYQNPAVAMWAAMECASLALLAPAAPVALAGSLAPDLAEEISALLQKPVIVYDEWAASDGLARIARDVFSGAKQILGIPVSPALRR; encoded by the coding sequence ATGTACATTGGGATTGATCACGGAACAACCTCCCTCCGGTTTGCCGCAGACAACGGAAAGCGGTTCAAGATGTCCCGTGAAGCAGCGAAAGAGTTCACCATCGACGATCTGCGCAAACTCGGCCCCGTCGAAGAAATCTCCGGAATCGCGCTCTGTTACTCGATGGGCGACAACTTTACGCAGATAACGCCGGTTGACAGACTGAAGAACCGCGGCATCATTACCCGTGACGGTGCGGGCGAACACATCGGCGGAGGAACACGCGTCTTTGATGCGGTAAAAGACTCCGGCATTCCGGCGGTTGCAATCCCCGGGATTCATCGGGGTTCGGACACGGATCCGCGGTTCAAGATTTACTCGCATCAGACCAGTCCGGAAAAACTCGGCATCGCCTATCTTGCAGCAGAAACACTCGGCGACACCTTCATTGTCTCCGACATCAGTTCAAACACCGTCTCCCTTCTGGTGGCAAACGGAAAAGTTATCGGAGCGTTTGATGCATGCGTGTTTGCGCCCGGAACACGGCACGGCGCACTTGATGTGGATGCAATCAGAAAGGTTGACGCAGGAGAACTCACCGCAAACGAAGCCTTCACCACCGCAGGCGTGATGTATCATCTGGAAGAAAAATATCAGAATCCGGCCGTGGCCATGTGGGCCGCAATGGAGTGTGCATCCCTTGCACTGCTCGCACCCGCCGCACCTGTTGCTCTTGCCGGAAGTCTTGCCCCCGATCTTGCCGAGGAGATCTCCGCGCTTCTGCAAAAGCCGGTCATCGTCTATGATGAGTGGGCAGCGTCCGACGGTCTCGCCCGGATCGCCCGGGATGTCTTTTCCGGAGCAAAACAGATTCTCGGTATCCCTGTTTCTCCGGCACTCAGAAGATAA